One window from the genome of Esox lucius isolate fEsoLuc1 chromosome 23, fEsoLuc1.pri, whole genome shotgun sequence encodes:
- the rerg gene encoding ras-related and estrogen-regulated growth inhibitor gives MAKSPEVKLAVFGRAGVGKSALVVRFLTRRFIWEYDPTLESTYRHQATIDDEVVAMEILDTAGQEDTLQKESHMRWGDGFVIVYDITDRGSFEEVGPLRGLLEEVKKPKNVPLVLVGNKADLDHARQVGTEEGERLAAEMACAFYECSACADEGGTVAEAFHELCREVRRRKAVQGKTRRRSSTTHVKQAINKMLTKISS, from the exons CTTTGGTGGTGAGGTTTTTGACCAGACGTTTCATCTGGGAGTACGACCCAACACTTG AATCAACCTATCGCCATCAAGCAACCATAGACGATGAGGTTGTAGCCATGGAGATCCTTGACACAGCCGGGCAG GAGGACACGCTGCAAAAGGAGAGCCACATGCGTTGGGGAGACGGCTTTGTCATCGTCTATGACATCACAGACCGGGGCAGCTTCGAGGAGGTGGGCCCATTACGGGGCCTACTAGAGGAAGTGAAGAAACCCAAGAATGTCCCGTTGGTTCTGGTGGGCAACAAGGCTGACCTGGACCATGCCAGGCAGGTGGGGACTGAAGAAGGAGAGCGCCTGGCCGCCGAGATGGCTTGCGCCTTCTACGAATGCTCGGCATGCGCCGACGAGGGTGGCACGGTGGCGGAGGCGTTCCATGAGCTGTGCCGCGAGGTGAGGCGTCGCAAAGCGGTCCAGGGCAAGACCAGACGTCGAAGCTCCACCACCCATGTCAAGCAGGCCATCAACAAGATGCTGACCAAGATCAGTAGCTAG